From the genome of Phaeodactylum tricornutum CCAP 1055/1 chromosome 13, whole genome shotgun sequence, one region includes:
- a CDS encoding predicted protein gives MSSEYCINFSDVKAAYKNTSDTAHRTPVLTSSSIDRMIGRRCFFKVEAMQRTGSFKFRGALNAIRSAIADQAEKPAMFQVVTHSSGNHAQALALAAKLASSENCTVTATIAMPKNAPMVKKRAVTDFGGIIVETENNNEARDAVAARIQTETGATFVHPSENPKVIAGQGTISIELVEQMKEIQEHLQVIIIPVGGGGLASGNCIALRALLGDDIKIVLAEPAALDDAKRSFEARHLLSHSPDNKLQSVADGLKTTLGPNTWPIVRDLVDDIFTVSEKEILYATKLIWERLKICIEPSAGVGVAVAMSNSFQMKYTAEAGFSNVGIILCGGNVDILEVTSKMELVGL, from the coding sequence ATGTCTTCCGAATATTGCATAAACTTTTCGGATGTCAAAGCCGCGTACAAGAACACATCGGACACGGCACACCGCACCCCGGTTTTGACGTCGTCCTCAATTGACAGAATGATTGGTCGCAGGTGCTTTTTCAAAGTGGAAGCGATGCAAAGAACCGGCTCATTTAAATTTAGGGGAGCCTTGAATGCGATTCGCAGTGCAATCGCTGATCAAGCGGAGAAGCCGGCGATGTTTCAGGTTGTCACCCATTCGTCAGGAAACCATGCGCAAGCATTGGCACTAGCTGCCAAGCTGGCCTCCAGCGAAAACTGCACAGTAACCGCGACAATAGCCATGCCTAAGAATGCCCCTATGGTGAAGAAGCGTGCCGTCACAGATTTTGGTGGAATCATCGTTGAAACCGAGAATAACAATGAAGCCCGCGATGCCGTTGCGGCAAGGATCCAAACGGAAACTGGTGCCACTTTCGTTCATCCGAGTGAGAATCCGAAAGTCATTGCGGGACAGGGAACAATTAGTATTGAGCTCGTGGAGCAGATGAAAGAAATCCAGGAACATTTGCAAGTAATCATTATTCCTGTGGGAGGTGGCGGCTTAGCATCAGGGAACTGCATTGCACTTCGCGCTTTACTGGGCGATGATATCAAAATCGTTTTGGCAGAACCAGCAGCTCTAGACGACGCAAAACGCTCATTTGAGGCCAGGCATCTTCTTAGTCATTCTCCCGACAATAAATTGCAAAGTGTCGCTGATGGCTTGAAAACAACTTTGGGTCCGAACACTTGGCCAATTGTTCGAGATCTTGTCGATGACATATTCACTGTctcggaaaaagaaattttATACGCGACAAAGCTTATTTGGGAACGCCTCAAGATATGCATTGAACCAAGCGCTGGCGTTGGGGTGGCAGTGGCTATGTCGAATTCATTTCAAATGAAGTATACTGCCGAGGCTGGCTTTTCTAACGTTGGTATTATTCTTTGTGGAGGCAATGTGGACATTCTAGAAGTTACTTCTAAAATGGAGCTCGTCGGACTCtaa
- a CDS encoding predicted protein translates to MKISSGSSALRAGYFLALWTLVRAKTLLNAAFVPAASPSAASRCQTQQDFLHRSPGEFSISLQAKKKNAPPTSSAKKIQVKLLKYVAGTGQAGEIIMVTPPFFNNKLRPTKSAVMITDEEVAKEQMESNEQQRQLLEQANRVKQTLEALTVQISRKAGPDGQLFGGVGPKLIMDELASKLGGEEFLGSKGVKIASITDPNGKKMRGDIKNTGEFEATVTLAKDVSAKLTVTVKAES, encoded by the coding sequence ATGAAAATATCTTCCGGGTCCAGTGCTTTGAGGGCCGGCTACTTTCTAGCCCTGTGGACTCTGGTGCGAGCCAAAACTCTACTAAACGCTGCATTTGTCCCTGCTGCTTCGCCATCGGCAGCTTCTCGCTGTCAAACGCAGCAAGACTTTCTGCACCGGTCACCCGGTGAATTTTCGATATCTCTACaagccaagaaaaagaacgcACCGCCAACGAGTAGTGCCAAGAAAATTCAAGTGAAGCTGCTTAAGTATGTCGCTGGAACAGGCCAGGCCGGGGAAATCATAATGGTGACGCCACCCTTTTTCAACAATAAGCTACGACCGACCAAATCGGCTGTTATGATCACGGATGAAGAAGTTGCAAAGGAGCAAATGGAATCAAACGAACAGCAGCGTCAGCTATTGGAACAAGCGAACAGAGTGAAGCAAACGCTTGAAGCTCTTACGGTACAAATTTCTCGTAAGGCTGGACCAGACGGTCAATTGTTTGGAGGTGTTGGACCTAAGCTAATTATGGATGAGCTTGCATCCAAATTAGGCGGCGAAGAGTTTTTGGGCTCAAAAGGGGTAAAAATTGCCTCCATTACCGACCCCAATGGGAAAAAAATGCGTGGCGACATCAAAAACACTGGTGAATTTGAAGCTACAGTaactttggcaaaagacGTATCAGCCAagttaactgtaacagtaaaggcCGAAAGCTGA
- a CDS encoding predicted protein, whose product MSEVQRINKYLLKIIDALFCSSDRRLKLVLPFIRPAQCFDEIGRSADIIAQQDAVFCTDLQLAAIMSSPKILKTVVFMGSSRSVTPPWGGDFRLGDRVLKWVESTLQSRKEKLGDEIITHDFSVVDPKDVFAEGGALAEISRGDLTVPTFFLKELPPKAQALKDLIDAADCYVVVSPEYNHTVPPALASLMGHFGGSNFSAKPSGIVTYSPGPWGGMRAAMTICNMCHELGCLPVSKLCGLPTVASILNEDGSPIDPSHRMLAQLPGMLTQLEWMAVAMKTQREKTGVF is encoded by the coding sequence ATGTCTGAGGTGCAGAGAATTAATAAATACCTTTTGAAGATCATCGATGCTCTTTTCTGTTCCTCGGATCGACGCCTAAAACTGGTTTTGCCTTTCATTCGTCCGGCCCAATGCTTCGATGAAATAGGTAGATCCGCAGACATAATTGCACAGCAAGACGCTGTGTTCTGTACGGACTTGCAACTAGCTGCCATCATGTCAAGCCCAAAAATTCTCAAAACGGTCGTTTTCATGGGCAGTTCTCGGAGCGTCACTCCCCCATGGGGCGGTGATTTTCGTCTTGGGGACCGGGTGCTGAAGTGGGTTGAATCGACACTTCAAAGCCGCAAGGAGAAACTtggtgacgaaatcattACGCACGACTTTAGTGTTGTGGATCCGAAGGACGTGTTCGCAGAGGGTGGGGCGCTTGCGGAAATTAGCCGTGGTGATTTAACTGTGCCGACATTTTTTTTGAAAGAGTTGCCACCCAAAGCGCAAGCGCTGAAAGACCTCATTGATGCCGCCGATTGCTACGTGGTCGTTAGCCCGGAATACAACCATACCGTTCCTCCGGCTTTGGCCAGTCTCATGGGACACTTTGGAGGGAGCAACTTCTCCGCCAAACCTTCGGGCATCGTCACGTATAGTCCTGGGCCATGGGGTGGCATGCGGGCTGCCATGACAATTTGCAATATGTGCCATGAATTGGGCTGCTTGCCGGTTAGCAAATTGTGCGGTTTGCCCACCGTAGCTTCGATTCTGAACGAAGATGGATCTCCAATTGATCCTTCTCATCGAATGCTGGCTCAATTACCTGGTATGCTGACCCAATTGGAGTGGATGGCCGTTGCCATGAAGACACAGCGTGAAAAAACGGGTGTATTTTGA
- a CDS encoding predicted protein, protein MAEPQLFLASLVCMYLVLRVQGFFIRPSSPPSFPTTIFSRSFSRNLSLYANSEKINGEDPKSRGDSKKKTSKEPKTGWTHSTPDPTSDFWEPGPERPKPDEEPKKLRTGWLHNAESKEKKSLSVTDASGLPNSGKTGGFSEAQRRLQLAMRQQERNHRIIAPPTLHACGTDFPIVITEHKISLPLSRVEPPSRLDVYFTIVEKVRSEKDRKWFAGLASRSPQQRAGDYVAFANMETATDMILYLQGGPGFGAPVPVASLGLEKDSSWAAKALEMYTRVVLMDQRGTGQSTPITKQTLEIKFPNLFLLDSKETVNLTLNELEGEDAALVKQAVLEATSYLSHFRADNIVQDAEEIRDALLTPIETDNIARPWGCSLGQSFGGFCLMTYLSQVAHPPQLCLFTGGIAPILTQTYDVYASLWERAKERSLLYYDMYPSDIVQVKKIVSRLLVEPVSLPSGGKLTARRFLQLGLALGGSPTSFARLHALINSAFVEGTDESALKFRRTFLKEIDSEQNFDDAPIYFWLHESIYANGKNNSPTHWTAHRAYEDKVKSQPDFDFVQTSTILSTDQPTLFFSEMVFPWMAEDYAELKGVGLNAMANDLAAKEDWGKLVEEDQMREVLSDGRSTAAAAVYYDDLYVDFDSCMKVTAHGGPLEACKVWITNDYQHSGLRDDGALIFAKLHGMANGCIRTPS, encoded by the coding sequence ATGGCCGAACCGCAACTCTTTCTGGCTTCTCTGGTATGCATGTACCTCGTTCTGCGCGTTCAAGGCTTCTTCATTCGGCCCTCCTCTCCACCTTCGTTTCCTACAACAATCTTCAGCCGCTCTTTCTCTCGCAATCTTTCACTCTACGCCAACTCCGAAAAAATCAACGGGGAAGATCCTAAGTCTCGTGGTGacagcaagaagaaaacgagcAAAGAACCCAAGACGGGTTGGACGCACAGTACGCCGGATCCCACCTCTGACTTTTGGGAGCCTGGTCCTGAAAGGCCAAAACCCGACGAAGAGCCGAAAAAGCTACGGACGGGGTGGCTGCACAACGCCGAGTCAAAAGAAAAGAAGTCTCTCTCTGTTACGGACGCTTCCGGGCTTCCGAATTCGGGAAAAACTGGTGGATTTTCCGAAGCCCAACGCCGGTTGCAACTCGCCATGAGACAACAGGAACGCAATCATCGCATCATCGCGCCGCCGACCCTACACGCGTGTGGTACAGATTTTCCCATTGTGATCACTGAACACAAAATTTCGCTACCTCTCAGTCGAGTAGAACCGCCTTCCCGTTTGGACGTCTATTTCACTATTGTTGAAAAGGTACGGTCGGAAAAGGATAGAAAGTGGTTTGCTGGTCTCGCATCCCGATCCCCCCAGCAACGCGCGGGTGATTACGTAGCGTTTGCTAACATGGAAACGGCAACCGACATGATCCTCTACTTACAAGGAGGTCCTGGTTTTGGAGCGCCAGTACCTGTTGCAAGTCTTGGTCTCGAGAAGGACAGCAGCTGGGCGGCAAAGGCCTTGGAAATGTACACACGTGTTGTCCTCATGGACCAACGAGGAACGGGTCAGTCCACGCCAATCACAAAACAGACTCTTGAAATAAAATTCCCAAATCTTTTTTTGCTCGATTCAAAAGAAACTGTTAATCTCACTCTCAACGAGCTGGAAGGAGAAGATGCTGCTTTGGTAAAGCAAGCAGTTTTGGAGGCCACCTCTTACTTGTCTCATTTTCGAGCCGACAATATCGTTCAAGATGCGGAGGAAATTCGAGATGCGCTCTTGACTCCGATAGAAACCGATAACATAGCTCGACCGTGGGGTTGCTCGCTGGGACAATCGTTTGGCGGGTTTTGTTTAATGACCTACTTATCTCAGGTTGCGCACCCTCCGCAACTGTGCCTTTTCACTGGAGGAATAGCGCCGATACTGACGCAGACCTACGATGTGTACGCATCGTTGTGGGAGCGTGCGAAAGAGCGCAGCTTGCTGTACTATGATATGTACCCCAGTGATATTGTTCAGGTCAAGAAAATTGTCTCGAGGCTACTGGTTGAACCGGTTTCTTTGCCATCCGGCGGCAAGCTAACTGCGCGCAGGTTTCTACAGCTTGGGTTGGCACTGGGGGGATCGCCTACCAGCTTTGCTCGTCTACATGCTCTCATTAACTCGGCATTCGTTGAAGGTACAGATGAAAGTGCGCTAAAATTTCGTCGGACGTTTCTTAAAGAGATTGACTCTGAACAGAACTTCGATGATGCACCAATCTACTTTTGGCTGCACGAGAGCATATATGCCAATGGTAAGAATAACTCGCCAACACATTGGACGGCTCACCGTGCTTACGAGGACAAGGTGAAGAGTCAACCTGATTTCGATTTCGTACAGACTAGCACCATACTTTCAACCGACCAGCCGAcgcttttcttttccgaAATGGTATTTCCTTGGATGGCAGAAGACTACGCAGAACTGAAGGGAGTGGGTCTAAATGCCATGGCAAATGATTTGGCGGCGAAAGAGGATTGGGGAAAATTAGTTGAGGAAGATCAAATGCGAGAGGTCCTCAGCGACGGTCGATCTACAGCTGCTGCAGCAGTCTACTACGATGATCTCTATGTCGATTTTGATAGTTGCATGAAGGTGACGGCACACGGTGGACCTCTGGAAGCTTGCAAG
- a CDS encoding predicted protein, with translation MLPKFDIEPPLPPNLNKWYNQLKNTDPVFEKVHDEVMSGLNAWEEKNRWHPILGAGWRDEEPATIFDKLMSGDIPATVVKQDDKIFAFKDINPAAPAHVLVIPKDRSGLTRLGKATEEHTEILGRLLVAAAEISKDKELGFGDGARIVINDGPDGGQEVPHLHVHVLGGRSMQWPPG, from the coding sequence ATGCTACCCAAGTTTGATATCGAACCTCCTCTCCCTCCCAATCTAAACAAGTGGTACAATCAACTGAAAAATACAGATCCAGTCTTTGAAAAGGTACACGACGAAGTGATGAGTGGATTGAATGCATGGGAGGAGAAGAATCGGTGGCATCCCATACTAGGTGCTGGTTGGAGAGATGAAGAACCTGCTACAATCTTTGACAAGCTTATGTCGGGTGACATTCCCGCTACTGTTGTCAAGCAAGACGACAAgatttttgctttcaaagATATTAACCCAGCTGCTCCCGCTCATGTTTTGGTCATCCCCAAAGATCGCAGCGGCTTGACACGTTTGGGTAAGGCTACTGAGGAGCATACGGAAATACTCGGTAGACTATTGGTGGCTGCCGCCGAAATATCTAAAGATAAAGAGCTTGGCTTTGGAGACGGAGCCCGGATAGTTATCAACGACGGCCCGGACGGTGGGCAAGAGGTTCCACATTTGCACGTTCATGTTCTTGGAGGACGATCGATGCAGTGGCCACCAGGCTAA
- a CDS encoding transporter, major facilitator superfamily and tetracycline resistance protein (The Major Facilitator Superfamily (MFS) transporters are single-polypeptide secondary carriers capable only of transporting small solutes in response to chemiosmotic ion gradients. Also contains sequence similiarities to the transposon Tn10-encoded tetracycline resistance (Tcr) protein. This functions as a metal-tetracycline/H + antiporter) — MARHVLVSRRDQLALWVTYLNIVLYALCYQLQKPVEPFLVQTLAENANDADAVARKYGELQSFFSAIQTVGSPLVGILLDRAGIRFASASVFFASALSYAILAVATDINLLFYSKLPTALQHAFLVAQATAATSTAGDDSARAQALGRMTTAYTIGATIGPVLGGILADHGDLYIGARLAVFGSLLSVLLSVVFLPTVASSNNAPYRKEIRQRSFFDEVRHSFNMATRPILLPLLAVKVIAGLAVSIYSTALPILLTRDLKFDPATLGLSMSSSTFAVAVFGAVGMAPLTSQIGAPGMAKIGLLIRAFLGALTALVISQGTHARFPIPVNIMAISVLHGLASHMLATGLTTQTTGAVEQDEQGALLGLEHGLFSLARVGGPALGTSFLASGSSGFWPVANVCGAIDLALALALTLTTLERKSKEKGQ; from the exons ATGGCGAGACACGTGCTTGTGTCAAGGCGTGATCAGTTGGCGCTGTGGGTTACCTACCTGAATATCGTTTTGTACGCACTGTGCTACCAGCTCCAGAAACCTGTGGAGCCGTTTTTGGTCCAGACTCTCGCCGAGAATGCCAACGATGCCGATGCTGTCGCACGCAAATACGGAGAACTCCAGTCCTTCTTTTCTGCGATTCAGACAGTCGGCTCCCCCCTGGTAGGAATTTTGTTGGACCGTGCTGGTATCCGATTTGCGTCAGCTTCTGTCTTTTTCGCATCGGCACTTTCGTACGCGATTTTAGCCGTCGCGACCGACATTAACTTGCTTTTCTATTCTAAACTTCCAACCGCTTTACAGCACGCGTTTCTCGTGGCGCAAGCAACAGCAGCTACCTCAACTGCTGGTGATGATAGCGCTCGTGCCCAGGCCCTGGGAAGGATGACTACGGCGTACACTATTGGAG CTACCATTGGTCCCGTACTGGGCGGAATTTTGGCAGATCATGGTGACCTTTATATTGGAGCGAGACTTGCGGTATTTGGAAGTCTACTTTCCGTCCTTCTTTCTGTAGTCTTCCTTCCTACGGTGGCGAGCTCCAACAACGCTCCATATAGGAAAGAAATTCGGCAACGATCGTTCTTTGATGAGGTGCGGCATTCTTTTAATATGGCCACGAGGCCTATACTGCTACCACTTTTGGCTGTGAAAGTTATTGCTGGATTGGCTGTTTCGATTTACTCCACCGCTCTTCCGATATTGCTGACAAGGGATCTCAAGTTTGATCCAGCCACTTTGGGTCTGTCCATGTCCAGCAGTACTTTCGCTGTTGCTGTTTTTGGGGCTGTAGGTATGGCACCACTGACATCACAAATTGGGGCGCCAGGCATGGCAAAGATTGGTCTTTTAATTCGGGCTTTCTTAGGAGCTTTAACAGCGCTTGTCATTTCTCAAGGGACCCATGCACGCTTTCCGATTCCCGTGAATATCATGGCAATTTCGGTTCTTCATGGTCTCGCATCGCATATGCTGGCAACGGGTTTAACAACGCAAACCACTGGGGCAGTAGAGCAGGATGAACAGGGCGCATTGTTGGGACTCGAGCACGGCTTGTTCAGTTTGGCGCGTGTGGGTGGCCCCGCTCTAGGAACGTCATTTTTAGCTTCCGGCTCATCCGGATTCTGGCCGGTCGCAAACGTCTGTGGTGCCATCGATCTTGCCCTTGCTTTGGCTTTAACATTAACTACTTTGGAACGAAAATCGAAAGAGAAGGGCCAATGA
- a CDS encoding predicted protein — protein MQVGFCVVSLLLHRPCAVSRIPARQISVRGKCAHFWSSKASVSFPLGTVKSGSHNLLLGSSDPLSDETITILGYGSLLSEKSAKSTFPELSNFRLGRIRNYRRVFGHPASIFFATGIADLPSLQIASASAEFDQDSAGFVVSAFDVPNEGLSGVPSRALLEREASYDFEKVVFAGLTKNCNPSMEGWLSVRSTDSAYIKKWGQERFDRQFRKNGIETIWHWPEDSGLRPCAVYLRHCYLAAQSMGEECFNSLLDESYLCDRSTTIREYLNMYPEVLDSVPPPELALRYNG, from the exons ATGCAAGTAGGCTTTTGTGTCGTCTCGCTCCTACTTCACAGACCATGTGCCGTGTCCCGCATTCCAGCACGTCAGATCAGCGTTCGGGGAAAGTGTGCGCACTTTTGGTCGTCAAAGGCGTCTGTATCCTTTCCTCTTGGTACTGTGAAGAGCGGCAGCCACAATTTATTACTCGGTAGCTCTGATCCTTTGTCCGACGAGACCATAACCATTCTGGGCTATGGTTCGCTTTTGTCTGAAAAGTCGGCAAAGAGTACATTTCCGGAGTTGTCCAACTTTCGCCTCGGACGAATCAGAAATTA TCGTCGTGTATTTGGTCACCCCGCGTCTATTTTCTTTGCCACTGGCATTGCCGACTTGCCAAGCTTGCAAATAGCTTCAGCATCGGCAGAGTTTGACCAAGACAGTGCTGGCTTTGTAGTCTCGGCTTTTGATGTCCCGAACGAGGGCTTGTCTGGTGTTCCCAGTCGAGCTCTTCTGGAACGGGAGGCGTCGTATGATTTCGAAAAGGTTGTCTTTGCAGGTTTAACAAAAAACTGTAATCCTTCCATGGAAGGATGGCTAAGTGTCCGTTCGACGGACTCCGCATACATCAAGAAATGGGGTCAGGAACGCTTTGACCGGCAGTTTCGGAAGAATGGTATCGAAACTATCTGGCATTGGCCGGAAGATTCAGGCTTGCGACCCTGTGCTGTATATCTTCGACATTGCTATCTGGCGGCGCAATCGATGGGGGAGGAGTGCTTCAATTCACTTCTCGATGAATCATACCTGTGCGACCgatcgacgacgatacgCGAGTACCTTAACATGTACCCCGAAGTATTGGACTCTGTACCTCCTCCTGAGCTAGCCCTACGCTACAATGGATGA
- a CDS encoding predicted protein, whose translation MEPKDSPQHIGLKRASVLIPLFRRPSSGIHVLLTQRPKNMRTHAGEVCFPGGQQDPEDEQDDVVTALREAYEEVGLSPEHVRPICRLPTIESVNHLCVTPIVALVEPSSAAEPHQLKISQAEVDAVFSVPLS comes from the coding sequence ATGGAACCAAAAGATTCACCCCAACACATTGGTTTAAAGCGAGCCTCGGTACTCATTCCCCTCTTCCGCCGTCCATCCTCGGGCATACATGTACTTCTAACCCAACGCCCCAAGAATATGAGAACGCACGCTGGAGAAGTTTGCTTCCCTGGGGGTCAGCAAGATCCCGAGGATGAACAAGACGACGTCGTGACCGCCCTTCGGGAAGCGTACGAAGAAGTGGGCTTGTCTCCTGAACACGTGCGGCCGATTTGTCGACTGCCTACTATAGAAAGTGTCAACCATCTCTGTGTCACACCAATAGTAGCCCTCGTTGAACCGTCCAGCGCTGCCGAACCTCACCAGCTGAAAATTTCACAAGCCGAAGTCGACGCAGTCTTCTCCGTACCCCTCTCG
- a CDS encoding predicted protein has product MDDVLRTSSIRLLQVGEALGIRNLDPESGKIFVTGGVGVIGHRVALRLLRAGYPDVRLGAHHASSLEEENKMGAEIADFAWDREETYESALKGVKSVLCTVAYTKEWQKHFPVFLKACEKAQVRHFVKLSFYHARIAGDPFQEIPLVKAHGDCDELLIESLSPTIESFGHGDMDVAVDFAKPHMSYTILYASHFMSNAFTMQGKELHNSANLATFFGASGNRGVNYVSPNDIAEVAVRVLLEPRQYYNKELTLTGPQAITDQQVADLISKHLNKPVMYVDQPLREFKTEICMSGDPEWMVQDLVCLEKIKATGTEDSLSFVTHDVEKVCGHEAESFEDYLRETDYMTVVERGAEPELKPLKPTVY; this is encoded by the coding sequence ATGGACGATGTCCTTCGAACCAGTTCTATTAGGTTGCTCCAAGTAGGAGAAGCCTTGGGAATTCGCAATCTAGATCCTGAGTCTGGGAAAATCTTCGTAACAGGGGGCGTCGGTGTGATTGGACACCGCGTAGCCCTTCGCCTGCTTCGAGCCGGATATCCTGACGTCCGTCTTGGAGCTCATCATGCTTCCAGTTTAGAAGAGGAAAACAAAATGGGAGCAGAGATTGCCGATTTTGCGTGGGATCGAGAGGAAACCTACGAAAGCGCGTTAAAAGGAGTCAAGTCAGTTCTATGCACCGTTGCGTACACAAAGGAATGGCAGAAACACTTTCCCGTATTTCTCAAGGCCTGTGAGAAGGCACAAGTCCGGCATTTTGTCAAGCTCTCTTTCTACCATGCCCGAATTGCTGGAGATCCTTTTCAGGAGATTCCTCTGGTCAAGGCCCATGGTGACTGCGATGAGCTACTGATCGAGTCACTTTCGCCCACGATCGAAAGCTTTGGCCACGGCGACATGGACGTGGCTGTGGACTTCGCCAAGCCACACATGTCGTACACCATATTGTACGCCTCACACTTTATGAGTAACGCCTTCACTATGCAGGGAAAAGAACTGCACAACTCCGCAAATCTTGCAACATTCTTTGGAGCTTCCGGGAATCGAGGCGTCAACTACGTTTCTCCGAACGACATCGCGGAGGTAGCAGTCCGTGTCCTGCTCGAGCCTCGCCAATATTACAATAAGGAACTTACTCTTACAGGACCTCAAGCTATAACGGACCAACAGGTAGCCGATCTTATCTCCAAACATTTGAATAAGCCAGTCATGTATGTCGACCAACCGCTTCGAGAATTCAAAACTGAAATTTGCATGAGTGGAGATCCTGAATGGATGGTTCAGGACCTAGTTTGCCTAGAGAAAATAAAGGCGACGGGTACAGAGGACTCACTTTCTTTTGTTACGCACGATGTGGAGAAGGTTTGTGGCCACGAGGCAGAGTCGTTTGAAGACTATCTCCGAGAGACAGACTATATGACTGTCGTTGAACGGGGTGCGGAGCCTGAGCTCAAGCCACTGAAGCCAACAGTGTACTAG